One genomic segment of Vulpes vulpes isolate BD-2025 chromosome 2, VulVul3, whole genome shotgun sequence includes these proteins:
- the LOC112917789 gene encoding transcription factor CP2-like protein 1 isoform X1, which translates to MLFWHNQPDHLWPSPGELYPGPPSGLLRESLPLPYLKQEELHNIPSSEPSCPTFQYVLCAATSPAVKQQEETLTYLNQGQSYEVRMLCSPKLSDATQWARLLKSVVRVVFHDRRLQYTEQQQLDGWRWSRPGDRILDIDVPLSVGVIEPRVLPSQLNMVEFNWDPTKRTSLFLQVHCISTEFTPRKKGGEKGVPFRLQIDTFKPRDKELPPEHLHSAGCLIKVFKPKGADRKLKTDREKIEKQPLQERDKYQAACERTVFVQCSPWPDPGTGPYSPLSPLALTSPHSCKLLSPERLCSSPPFALEALGGSPAEDLNPGASILETQQWLHQHRFSSYCRVLANFTGTDLLKLTRQDLIQICGAADGIRLFNALRARPIRHRLTLYVAQEASRRENEVSKNHDSGFYQEISLDELSAVELMGKLAELLALPANQIHHLFHQGPGGILILLSDQVVQNLKDESYFVAVVKKGRGFRERELCLAEPRKIKIPRRYVYAGSGVQCVLCPNQLVNI; encoded by the exons aTGCTGTTTTGGCACAACCAGCCAGATCACCTGTGGCCCAGTCCCGGGGAACTGTACCCAGGGCCACCAAGTGGCTTGCTCAG GGAGTCCCTGCCCTTGCCATACCTGAAGCAGGAAGAGCTGCACAACATCCCCAGCTCCGAGCCTTCCTGCCCCACATTCCAGTACGTGCTCTGTGCAGCCACGTCCCCAGCtgtgaagcagcaggaagagaccCTCACCTACCTGAACCAGG GCCAGTCCTATGAGGTGCGGATGCTCTGCAGTCCCAAGCTGAGCGATGCCACCCAGTGGGCCCGGCTCTTGAAG AGTGTGGTACGTGTGGTTTTCCATGACCGACGCCTGCAGTACACAGAGCAGCAACAGCTGGATGGGTGGAGGTGGAGCCGGCCAGGGGACCGCATCCTGGACATCG ATGTGCCGCTGTCTGTGGGAGTGATAGAACCCCGAGTGCTGCCCTCACAACTCAACATGGTGGAGTTTAATTGGGACCCAACCAAGAGGACCTCCCTCTTTTTGCAA GTTCACTGTATCAGCACTGAGTTCACTCCTCGGAAAAAAGGTGGGGAGAAAGGTGTTCCCTTCCGCCTCCAGATTGACACTTTCAAGCCCAGGGACAAGGAACTTCCCCCTGAGCACCTGCACTCAGCTGGCTGCCTCATCAAGGTGTTCAAG CCCAAAGGAGCTGACCGCAAACTGAAAACGGACCGGGAGAAGATAGAGAAGCAGCCCCTGCAGGAGAGAGACAAGTATCAGGCCGCCTGTGAGAGGACGGTGTTTGTGCAG TGCTCGCCGTGGCCAGATCCCGGCACTGGGCCCTACTCGCCTCTCAGCCCTCTTGCCCTGACCTCTCCGCACTCCTGCAAGCTCCTGTCCCCGGAGAG gctctgctcctccccaccgtTCGCCTTGGAGGCCTTGGGGGGCAGCCCGGCTGAG GATCTGAACCCTGGAGCCTCCATCCTGGAGACGCAGCAGTGGTTGCACCAGCACCGGTTCTCCAGCTACTGCCGGGTGCTGGCCAATTTCACTG GCACTGATCTGCTGAAGCTTACCCGCCAGGACCTTATCCAGATCTGCGGGGCTGCCGATGGGATCCGCCTTTTCAATGCTCTTAGAGCCAG ACCCATTCGTCACCGGCTGACTTTGTATGTGGCACAGGAGGCCTCGAGGCGAGAGAATGAGGTTTCTAAGAACCACGACTCAG GCTTTTATCAAGAGATCTCTCTAGATGAACTCAGTGCTGTGGAGCTGATGGGGAAACTGGCTGAGCTCTTGGCCCTCCCAGCCAATCAGATCCACCACCTCTTCCACCAGGGCCCTGGGGGCATCCTCATTCTCCTCAGCGACCAG GTGGTTCAGAATCTCAAGGATGAATCATACTTTGTGGCTGTGGTGAAAAAAGGTAGgggttttagagagagagaattgtgTCTGGCAGAACCTAGAAAGATTAAGATTCCTCGAAGGTATGTATATGCTGGCAGTGGGGTGCAGTGTGTGCTGTGTCCCAATCAACTAGTAAACATCTGA
- the LOC112917789 gene encoding transcription factor CP2-like protein 1 isoform X2 produces MLFWHNQPDHLWPSPGELYPGPPSGLLRESLPLPYLKQEELHNIPSSEPSCPTFQYVLCAATSPAVKQQEETLTYLNQGQSYEVRMLCSPKLSDATQWARLLKSVVRVVFHDRRLQYTEQQQLDGWRWSRPGDRILDIDVPLSVGVIEPRVLPSQLNMVEFNWDPTKRTSLFLQVHCISTEFTPRKKGGEKGVPFRLQIDTFKPRDKELPPEHLHSAGCLIKVFKPKGADRKLKTDREKIEKQPLQERDKYQAACERTVFVQCSPWPDPGTGPYSPLSPLALTSPHSCKLLSPERLCSSPPFALEALGGSPAEDLNPGASILETQQWLHQHRFSSYCRVLANFTGTDLLKLTRQDLIQICGAADGIRLFNALRARPIRHRLTLYVAQEASRRENEVSKNHDSGFYQEISLDELSAVELMGKLAELLALPANQIHHLFHQGPGGILILLSDQVVQNLKDESYFVAVVKKVQNPDGYYLVLT; encoded by the exons aTGCTGTTTTGGCACAACCAGCCAGATCACCTGTGGCCCAGTCCCGGGGAACTGTACCCAGGGCCACCAAGTGGCTTGCTCAG GGAGTCCCTGCCCTTGCCATACCTGAAGCAGGAAGAGCTGCACAACATCCCCAGCTCCGAGCCTTCCTGCCCCACATTCCAGTACGTGCTCTGTGCAGCCACGTCCCCAGCtgtgaagcagcaggaagagaccCTCACCTACCTGAACCAGG GCCAGTCCTATGAGGTGCGGATGCTCTGCAGTCCCAAGCTGAGCGATGCCACCCAGTGGGCCCGGCTCTTGAAG AGTGTGGTACGTGTGGTTTTCCATGACCGACGCCTGCAGTACACAGAGCAGCAACAGCTGGATGGGTGGAGGTGGAGCCGGCCAGGGGACCGCATCCTGGACATCG ATGTGCCGCTGTCTGTGGGAGTGATAGAACCCCGAGTGCTGCCCTCACAACTCAACATGGTGGAGTTTAATTGGGACCCAACCAAGAGGACCTCCCTCTTTTTGCAA GTTCACTGTATCAGCACTGAGTTCACTCCTCGGAAAAAAGGTGGGGAGAAAGGTGTTCCCTTCCGCCTCCAGATTGACACTTTCAAGCCCAGGGACAAGGAACTTCCCCCTGAGCACCTGCACTCAGCTGGCTGCCTCATCAAGGTGTTCAAG CCCAAAGGAGCTGACCGCAAACTGAAAACGGACCGGGAGAAGATAGAGAAGCAGCCCCTGCAGGAGAGAGACAAGTATCAGGCCGCCTGTGAGAGGACGGTGTTTGTGCAG TGCTCGCCGTGGCCAGATCCCGGCACTGGGCCCTACTCGCCTCTCAGCCCTCTTGCCCTGACCTCTCCGCACTCCTGCAAGCTCCTGTCCCCGGAGAG gctctgctcctccccaccgtTCGCCTTGGAGGCCTTGGGGGGCAGCCCGGCTGAG GATCTGAACCCTGGAGCCTCCATCCTGGAGACGCAGCAGTGGTTGCACCAGCACCGGTTCTCCAGCTACTGCCGGGTGCTGGCCAATTTCACTG GCACTGATCTGCTGAAGCTTACCCGCCAGGACCTTATCCAGATCTGCGGGGCTGCCGATGGGATCCGCCTTTTCAATGCTCTTAGAGCCAG ACCCATTCGTCACCGGCTGACTTTGTATGTGGCACAGGAGGCCTCGAGGCGAGAGAATGAGGTTTCTAAGAACCACGACTCAG GCTTTTATCAAGAGATCTCTCTAGATGAACTCAGTGCTGTGGAGCTGATGGGGAAACTGGCTGAGCTCTTGGCCCTCCCAGCCAATCAGATCCACCACCTCTTCCACCAGGGCCCTGGGGGCATCCTCATTCTCCTCAGCGACCAG GTGGTTCAGAATCTCAAGGATGAATCATACTTTGTGGCTGTGGTGAAAAAAG TGCAGAATCCAGATGGCTACTACCTGGTTCTCACCTAG